In the genome of Neofelis nebulosa isolate mNeoNeb1 chromosome 8, mNeoNeb1.pri, whole genome shotgun sequence, one region contains:
- the UCMA gene encoding unique cartilage matrix-associated protein — protein sequence MPGTEVRTWRLASGSAEPSPSALWFPNGASAHPKMAWRQLLLACCLSAAVLLTTLQEGTGAAVGTQQEAGQDVWEDVEQKIFMQESDASNFLKRRGKRSPKSQDEVNAENRQKLRANELRREYYEEQRNKFENFVEEQNDEQEERSREAIEQWRQWHYDGLHPSYLYNRHHI from the exons ATGCCTGGCACAGAAGTGAGGACCTGGCGGCTGGCTTCAGGGTCTGCAGAACCCTCTCCGTCTGCCTTGTGGTTCCCAAACGGAGCCTCAGCCCATCCAAAGATGGCCTGGAGACAGCTGCTTCTCGCCTGCTGTCTCTCAGCTGCTGTGCTCCTCACTA CGCTGCAGGAGGGCACTGGTGCAGCGGTGGgcacccagcaggaggcaggacaaGACGTTTGGGAAG ATGTAGAACAGAAGATCTTCATGCAGGAATCAGATGCTTCAAATTTCCTCAAGAGGCGCGGCAAGCGGTCCCCAAAATCCCAAGATGAGGTCAACG CGGAGAACAGGCAGAAGCTGCGGGCCAATGAGCTGCGGAGAGAGTACTACGAGGAACAAAGGAACAAGTTTGAGAACTTCGTGGAGGAGCAAAATGATG aacaggaagagagaagccGGGAAGCTATTGAGCAATGGCGCCAGTGGCATTACGACGGCCTGCATCCATCATATCTCTATAACCGCCACCACATCTGA